From a single Kitasatospora sp. NBC_00458 genomic region:
- a CDS encoding nucleotide exchange factor GrpE, which translates to MTTPEPRKPLEVPQRALEVDLPQAFGQLLFRASMLQRRRAEEAQAAKSAQRELVAALIEVDDALASLGLDRELVLLGRGAGIEATRRRLLGKLARAGVRPMRLDGLAADPALTEIVGSEPRRGVAPETVVETVVTGFFWGDEVLRRAQVVVAAHVPAEPVLLEPALSESVLPESVLPESGRTTGAGAGEGTGPETGSGTVIGPVAGAEADTDTVYVGGTAAGPAAAESAAGSAAGSTAAGAEPPAAERTSPEPPAPEQAARVRAAKPRGGRAANRRKRKKR; encoded by the coding sequence GTGACGACACCCGAGCCGCGCAAGCCGCTGGAGGTCCCGCAGCGGGCCCTGGAGGTCGACCTGCCCCAGGCCTTCGGCCAACTGCTGTTCCGGGCCTCGATGCTGCAGCGCCGCCGGGCCGAGGAGGCGCAGGCGGCGAAGTCCGCCCAGCGGGAGCTGGTCGCGGCCCTGATCGAGGTGGACGACGCGCTGGCGTCCCTGGGCCTGGACCGTGAACTCGTGCTGCTGGGGCGGGGAGCCGGGATCGAGGCCACCCGCCGCCGCCTGCTCGGCAAGCTCGCCAGAGCCGGGGTGCGCCCGATGCGGCTGGACGGACTGGCGGCCGACCCGGCGCTGACCGAGATCGTGGGCAGTGAGCCGAGGCGCGGGGTGGCGCCGGAGACCGTGGTGGAGACCGTCGTCACCGGCTTCTTCTGGGGGGACGAGGTGCTGCGCCGGGCCCAGGTCGTGGTCGCGGCGCACGTTCCGGCTGAGCCGGTGCTACTGGAGCCGGCGCTATCGGAGTCGGTGCTACCGGAGTCGGTGCTACCGGAATCAGGCCGCACGACCGGGGCCGGCGCGGGCGAGGGCACCGGTCCCGAAACCGGGTCCGGCACCGTCATCGGCCCGGTGGCCGGGGCGGAGGCGGACACCGACACCGTGTACGTGGGCGGGACCGCCGCCGGACCGGCCGCCGCCGAGAGCGCCGCCGGGAGCGCCGCCGGATCCACCGCCGCCGGGGCCGAACCGCCGGCCGCCGAACGGACGTCTCCCGAACCGCCGGCCCCCGAGCAGGCCGCGCGGGTACGGGCCGCGAAGCCCAGGGGTGGCCGGGCGGCCAACCGGCGCAAGCGGAAGAAGCGTTAG
- a CDS encoding protein kinase domain-containing protein, translating to MSESRWVPGLRFGPEFDPEQYELLEFHHRGGEAEVWRAVRTGHSGLKELVAAKIMLERDPSEVRRWLGRWDDVSHNAHRLGVNDLVVPSFLLGPSPHRPGTRPGGGLLGYQISPWVEGVPLHTWARSNRGGLPAAAEVLARLCRIVDELHRKRWVHRDISPANVLVDAEGQVKLIDLTFLAPLDHALTVAVFTPGHVPPEAERVGGFPTTAKDLFAVGTLARTLLLPDHGRLDHRLAVEQARNELLACGFGEELAQWACEPLAREPERRPTPLGPWAARGRELLRAHRAMPRTACLAVLPDAGGRPLLVAGGADGVVFAGPGLAGHPPPPGPGPRAVRTLVCGWAGRQAELAVFAEDQTGTLWVGNGSGWWEAARGIGGLAGAVNSAGELVVWTAAGGALRSYRWAPGLTLTGQELAGCPADRVLAAMEERAGAWLLLVEHRERLLRWRVGTDTPPEPLGPPGPIRAGALARSSAGPQAAALRRDGSVHLYGAEPTGAASEIGDGEPALGAAMAGHRGGPTVALAGEGGVRLRLPAVGSSRRPRWWRPTLRPATQVALAVGDDWRLCLAAVVEGELHCWQEDSGYRWQPVALPGQGED from the coding sequence GTGTCAGAGTCGCGTTGGGTTCCCGGGCTCCGGTTCGGGCCGGAGTTCGACCCCGAGCAGTACGAACTCCTGGAGTTCCACCACCGGGGCGGCGAGGCCGAGGTGTGGCGGGCCGTCCGCACCGGGCACAGCGGCCTCAAGGAGCTGGTCGCCGCGAAGATCATGCTGGAGCGCGACCCCTCCGAGGTCCGCCGCTGGCTCGGCCGCTGGGACGACGTCTCGCACAACGCCCACCGGCTGGGCGTCAACGACCTGGTGGTGCCCAGCTTCCTGCTCGGCCCCTCCCCGCACCGGCCCGGCACCCGGCCGGGCGGCGGCCTGCTCGGCTACCAGATCTCGCCGTGGGTCGAGGGCGTTCCGCTGCACACCTGGGCCCGCTCCAACCGGGGCGGACTGCCGGCCGCCGCCGAGGTGCTGGCCCGGCTCTGCCGGATCGTCGACGAGCTGCACCGCAAGCGCTGGGTCCACCGCGACATCTCCCCCGCCAACGTCCTGGTCGACGCCGAGGGCCAGGTCAAGCTGATCGACCTCACCTTCCTCGCACCGCTCGACCACGCGCTCACCGTCGCGGTCTTCACCCCGGGGCACGTCCCGCCGGAGGCCGAGCGGGTCGGCGGGTTCCCCACCACCGCCAAGGACCTGTTCGCCGTCGGCACCCTCGCCCGCACCCTGCTGCTGCCCGACCACGGCCGGCTCGACCACCGGCTCGCCGTCGAACAGGCCCGCAACGAGCTGCTGGCCTGCGGGTTCGGCGAGGAGCTCGCCCAGTGGGCCTGCGAGCCGCTGGCCCGCGAACCGGAGCGACGGCCCACCCCGCTCGGCCCCTGGGCGGCGCGGGGGCGCGAACTCCTGCGCGCCCACCGGGCGATGCCGCGCACCGCCTGCCTCGCCGTCCTGCCCGACGCCGGCGGCCGGCCGCTGCTGGTCGCCGGCGGCGCCGACGGGGTCGTGTTCGCCGGCCCCGGCCTCGCCGGGCACCCGCCGCCCCCCGGCCCCGGACCGCGCGCCGTCCGCACCCTGGTCTGCGGCTGGGCCGGACGGCAGGCCGAACTCGCGGTGTTCGCCGAGGACCAGACCGGCACCCTCTGGGTCGGCAACGGATCCGGCTGGTGGGAGGCGGCGCGCGGCATCGGCGGACTCGCCGGAGCGGTCAACTCGGCGGGCGAGCTGGTCGTGTGGACGGCCGCGGGCGGCGCCCTGCGCTCGTACCGCTGGGCACCCGGCCTCACCCTCACCGGCCAGGAGCTGGCCGGCTGCCCGGCCGACCGCGTCCTGGCCGCCATGGAGGAACGGGCGGGCGCCTGGCTGCTCCTGGTCGAACACCGGGAGCGGCTGCTGCGCTGGCGGGTCGGAACCGACACCCCGCCCGAACCGCTCGGCCCCCCGGGCCCGATCCGCGCGGGGGCGCTGGCCCGGTCCTCGGCCGGCCCGCAGGCCGCCGCGCTGCGCCGGGACGGCTCGGTCCACCTGTACGGCGCGGAGCCGACCGGCGCGGCGAGCGAGATCGGCGACGGCGAACCCGCGCTCGGCGCCGCGATGGCCGGGCACCGCGGCGGTCCGACCGTCGCCCTGGCGGGCGAGGGCGGCGTACGGCTGCGGCTGCCCGCCGTCGGCAGCTCCCGGCGCCCCCGCTGGTGGCGGCCGACGCTGCGCCCGGCCACCCAGGTCGCACTGGCCGTCGGCGACGACTGGCGGCTCTGCCTGGCCGCCGTGGTGGAGGGCGAACTCCACTGCTGGCAGGAGGACTCGGGATACCGCTGGCAGCCGGTCGCGCTCCCCGGCCAGGGCGAGGACTGA
- a CDS encoding FAD-dependent oxidoreductase, translating into MSRPIRVAIVGAGPAGIYAADALLKSDAAQQPGVAIDLFERMPAPFGLIRYGVAPDHPRIKGIVTALHQVLSKPQIRVFGNVDYPGDLTLDDLHRFYDAVVFSTGAMADRALDIPGVGLDGSYGAADFVSWYDGHPDVPRTWPLEAEKVAVLGAGNVALDVARILAKTAEELLPTEIPPNVHEGLRRNKALEVHVFARRGPAQAKFSPMELRELDHSPNIEVIVAPEDIDYDDGSIAERRGAKHVDMVASTIENWAIRDVGDRPHKLFLHFFESPVEILGGDGRVVGLRTERTELDGTGNVRGTGRHTDWDVQAIYRAIGYYSDELPKVPFDPVSGTVPNEAGRVLAADGSHQAATYVTGWIKRGPVGLIGHTKGDANETVACLLADQREGRLPGAAEPEPDAVVAHLRAQGVRYTTWEGWQLLDAHERALGAAEGRERVKVVEREDMLKHSGA; encoded by the coding sequence ATGTCCCGTCCGATCCGAGTCGCGATAGTCGGCGCCGGCCCCGCCGGCATCTACGCGGCCGACGCCCTGCTCAAGTCCGACGCCGCCCAGCAGCCGGGGGTCGCGATCGACCTGTTCGAGCGGATGCCCGCACCGTTCGGCCTCATCCGGTACGGCGTGGCACCCGACCACCCGCGGATCAAGGGGATCGTCACCGCGCTCCACCAGGTGCTGAGCAAGCCGCAGATCCGGGTCTTCGGCAACGTCGACTACCCCGGCGACCTCACGCTCGACGACCTGCACCGGTTCTACGACGCGGTGGTCTTCTCGACCGGCGCGATGGCCGACCGGGCGCTCGACATCCCCGGCGTCGGGCTCGACGGGTCCTACGGGGCCGCCGACTTCGTCTCCTGGTACGACGGCCACCCCGACGTGCCGCGCACCTGGCCGCTGGAGGCCGAGAAGGTCGCCGTGCTCGGCGCCGGGAACGTCGCGCTGGACGTGGCCCGCATCCTCGCCAAGACCGCCGAGGAACTGCTGCCGACCGAGATCCCGCCGAACGTCCACGAGGGACTGCGCCGCAACAAGGCCCTTGAGGTGCACGTCTTCGCCCGACGCGGCCCCGCCCAGGCCAAGTTCAGCCCGATGGAGCTGCGCGAGCTCGACCACTCGCCGAACATCGAGGTCATCGTCGCCCCCGAGGACATCGACTACGACGACGGCTCGATCGCCGAGCGTCGCGGCGCCAAGCACGTCGACATGGTCGCCTCGACCATCGAGAACTGGGCGATCCGCGACGTCGGCGACCGCCCGCACAAGCTCTTCCTGCACTTCTTCGAGTCCCCGGTGGAGATCCTCGGCGGCGACGGCCGGGTGGTCGGGCTGCGCACCGAGCGCACCGAGCTCGACGGCACGGGCAACGTGCGGGGCACCGGCCGGCACACCGACTGGGACGTGCAGGCGATCTACCGGGCGATCGGCTACTACTCGGACGAGCTGCCCAAGGTGCCGTTCGACCCGGTGTCCGGCACCGTGCCGAACGAGGCCGGCCGGGTGCTCGCGGCCGACGGCTCGCACCAGGCCGCCACCTACGTCACCGGCTGGATCAAGCGCGGCCCGGTCGGCCTCATCGGGCACACCAAGGGCGACGCCAACGAGACCGTCGCCTGCCTGCTCGCCGACCAGCGCGAAGGCCGCCTCCCCGGCGCCGCCGAGCCCGAGCCGGACGCGGTCGTCGCGCACCTGCGCGCCCAGGGGGTCCGGTACACCACGTGGGAGGGCTGGCAGCTGCTCGACGCCCACGAGCGCGCGCTCGGTGCGGCGGAGGGGCGCGAGCGGGTCAAGGTCGTGGAGCGGGAGGACATGCTGAAGCACAGCGGGGCCTAG
- a CDS encoding TetR/AcrR family transcriptional regulator — MPVEPATPPAGRAPRADARRNRDRVLEVAAEVVSEQGAQASLRDIARRADVGLGTLYRHFPTRDALLEALLRRRFELLAERAEELAAAVAPDRALGDWLREFTRGAGAYQGLSAALLATLQDPESPLHASCLTMRQACGRLLVAAQRDGLIRPDVDAVDLFALANGLAWIADQAPSLAERSDRLFGLVLDGLAPRGGGTGPAAG, encoded by the coding sequence ATGCCCGTCGAGCCAGCCACGCCTCCGGCCGGGCGCGCCCCGCGCGCCGACGCCCGGCGCAACCGCGACCGCGTCCTGGAGGTGGCGGCGGAGGTGGTCTCCGAGCAGGGCGCCCAGGCCTCCCTGCGGGACATCGCCCGCCGCGCCGACGTCGGCCTCGGCACGCTCTACCGCCACTTCCCCACCAGGGACGCCCTGTTGGAGGCGCTGCTGCGGCGCCGCTTCGAACTGCTCGCCGAGCGGGCCGAGGAACTCGCCGCCGCCGTTGCGCCGGACCGCGCGCTGGGCGACTGGCTGCGCGAGTTCACGCGCGGAGCGGGCGCCTACCAGGGGCTCTCCGCCGCGCTGCTCGCCACCCTCCAGGACCCCGAATCGCCTCTGCACGCCTCCTGCCTGACGATGCGTCAAGCGTGTGGGCGGCTGCTGGTGGCGGCGCAGCGGGACGGTCTGATCAGGCCGGACGTGGACGCCGTCGACCTGTTCGCCCTGGCCAACGGCCTCGCCTGGATCGCCGACCAGGCGCCGAGCCTCGCCGAGCGGAGCGACCGCCTCTTCGGCCTGGTGCTGGACGGGCTGGCGCCCCGGGGCGGCGGCACCGGGCCCGCGGCGGGCTGA
- a CDS encoding NADP-dependent oxidoreductase, producing the protein MGNRTATMRAVRLHAFGGPDVLVHEEVPRPSPAPGEVLVRVHAAGINPPDLYARTGFTRIPAELRPAWTPPLVLGSDVSGVVAELGEGVTDWQPGDEVFGLIRFPGQGSGYAEYVTAPADHLAAKPASLDHTEAAAVPMAGLTAYQFLIGGRAPLPGGTALVNGAAGGVGHFAVQLARIAGAERVIGVASGRHEAFLRGLGVDRFVDYTRTPAAEAVPDAADLLVDTVGGPDAHRLLPAVRRGGLVLPVYLGDYHRERAAGLGVTIPERMQQVRSSGADLTELAALLDSGRVRVHLDGVHPLAEAAAAHRRAELGHLQGKLVLRVHP; encoded by the coding sequence ATGGGAAACCGCACCGCGACCATGCGGGCCGTCCGGCTGCACGCTTTCGGAGGCCCCGACGTGCTGGTCCACGAGGAGGTGCCCCGTCCGTCGCCCGCGCCCGGCGAGGTACTGGTCCGGGTCCACGCCGCGGGCATCAACCCGCCCGACCTGTACGCCCGCACCGGCTTCACCCGCATCCCGGCCGAACTGCGGCCCGCCTGGACGCCGCCGCTCGTCCTCGGCAGCGACGTCTCGGGCGTGGTGGCCGAGCTCGGCGAGGGCGTCACCGACTGGCAGCCCGGGGACGAGGTCTTCGGACTGATCCGCTTCCCCGGACAGGGCTCCGGGTACGCGGAGTACGTCACGGCCCCCGCCGACCACCTGGCCGCCAAACCGGCCTCACTCGACCACACCGAGGCCGCCGCCGTCCCGATGGCCGGGCTCACCGCCTACCAGTTCCTGATCGGGGGGCGGGCCCCGCTGCCGGGCGGCACCGCCCTGGTCAACGGCGCGGCGGGCGGGGTCGGACACTTCGCCGTCCAGCTCGCCCGGATCGCCGGTGCGGAGCGGGTGATCGGCGTGGCCTCCGGGCGGCACGAGGCGTTCCTCCGCGGACTCGGCGTGGACCGGTTCGTCGACTACACCCGCACCCCGGCCGCCGAGGCCGTCCCGGACGCGGCGGACCTGCTGGTCGACACCGTCGGCGGGCCGGACGCCCACCGCCTCCTGCCGGCCGTGCGGCGCGGCGGCCTGGTCCTCCCCGTCTACCTGGGCGACTACCACCGCGAGCGCGCCGCCGGGCTCGGCGTCACCATCCCCGAGCGGATGCAGCAGGTGCGTTCCAGCGGGGCCGACCTCACCGAACTCGCCGCACTGCTCGACTCCGGCCGGGTCCGCGTCCACCTCGACGGCGTCCACCCGCTCGCCGAGGCGGCGGCGGCGCACCGGCGGGCCGAACTGGGGCACCTCCAGGGCAAACTCGTGCTGCGGGTCCACCCGTAG
- a CDS encoding type III PLP-dependent enzyme, with product MPEYARLRTALAAGEDDRLILDLDGIEAQYDALVGELPGVAVRFAMKACPVDEVLATLAARGAGFDAAGPQEIAQALRTGVPVERIHYGNTIKSDRQIAEAHRLGVRDFATDSLADLAAIAAHAPGARVFCRLATTGEGALWGLSRKFGCSPEDALRILEAARASGLTPAGLSVHVGSQQLTSEAWQNALDTLATVIEEAGRHGIRLDHVNLGGGLPALGALDRSGRPLDPPLDKMFTVIREGVQRLREVSGGPLDVLIEPGRHLVADHGAIRAHVTRLTERQQLDGGRAYWLYLSCGKFNGLYEMDELRYRLEFPGRAGAPTVPAVVAGPTCDSDDAFADDGPGMQVPRDAASGDQVWVLSCGAYSTAYTTQGFNGFPPLPYSCVRTGAADAPATTGAAPKES from the coding sequence ATGCCTGAGTACGCACGCCTGCGCACCGCCCTCGCGGCCGGCGAGGACGACCGGCTGATCCTCGACCTGGACGGCATCGAAGCCCAGTACGACGCCCTGGTCGGCGAACTGCCCGGCGTCGCCGTCCGGTTCGCCATGAAGGCCTGTCCGGTGGACGAGGTGCTGGCCACCCTGGCCGCCCGCGGCGCCGGCTTCGACGCGGCCGGACCGCAAGAGATCGCCCAGGCGCTGCGCACCGGCGTCCCGGTCGAGCGGATCCACTACGGCAACACCATCAAGTCGGACCGCCAGATCGCCGAGGCCCACCGGCTCGGTGTCCGGGACTTCGCGACCGACAGCCTGGCCGACCTCGCCGCGATCGCCGCCCACGCCCCCGGCGCACGGGTCTTCTGCCGGCTCGCCACCACCGGCGAGGGCGCGCTCTGGGGTCTCAGCCGCAAGTTCGGCTGCTCGCCGGAGGACGCGCTGCGGATCCTGGAGGCGGCCCGCGCCTCGGGACTCACCCCGGCCGGGCTCTCCGTGCACGTCGGCTCCCAGCAACTCACCTCCGAGGCCTGGCAGAACGCCCTGGACACCCTCGCCACCGTGATCGAGGAGGCCGGCCGGCACGGCATCCGGCTGGACCACGTCAACCTCGGCGGCGGCCTGCCCGCACTCGGCGCCCTGGACCGGAGCGGCCGCCCGCTCGACCCGCCGCTGGACAAGATGTTCACGGTGATCCGGGAGGGCGTCCAGCGCCTGCGCGAGGTCTCCGGCGGGCCGCTGGACGTCCTGATCGAGCCCGGCCGCCACCTGGTCGCCGACCACGGGGCCATCCGCGCCCACGTCACCCGACTGACGGAGCGTCAGCAGCTCGACGGCGGGCGGGCGTACTGGCTCTACCTGAGCTGCGGGAAGTTCAACGGCCTCTACGAGATGGACGAGTTGCGCTACCGGTTGGAGTTCCCCGGCCGGGCCGGTGCACCGACCGTCCCCGCCGTGGTCGCCGGACCCACCTGTGACAGCGACGACGCCTTCGCCGACGACGGCCCCGGCATGCAGGTGCCCCGGGACGCCGCGTCCGGGGACCAGGTCTGGGTCCTGTCCTGCGGCGCCTACTCCACCGCCTACACCACCCAGGGGTTCAACGGCTTCCCGCCGCTCCCCTACAGCTGTGTCCGCACCGGCGCCGCGGACGCCCCCGCCACCACCGGGGCGGCCCCGAAGGAATCCTGA
- a CDS encoding DUF6204 family protein gives MTTRTFRITVRGVFDDLTPEQLAELRARAADHDVLFAAFTPEGHLSYDVDARAVFTFRFQDTGEAEEDILDATERAEERARAWLDERGYGHKNLRSQSEDLSQAPLGKRQRRANRSATG, from the coding sequence ATGACCACCCGCACCTTCCGCATCACCGTCCGCGGCGTCTTCGACGACCTCACCCCCGAGCAGCTCGCCGAGCTCCGCGCCCGCGCCGCCGACCACGACGTGCTCTTCGCCGCGTTCACCCCCGAGGGCCACCTCAGCTACGACGTCGACGCCCGCGCCGTCTTCACCTTCCGCTTCCAGGACACCGGCGAGGCCGAGGAGGACATCCTCGACGCCACCGAGCGGGCCGAGGAGCGCGCGCGGGCCTGGCTCGACGAGCGCGGCTACGGCCACAAGAACCTCCGCTCGCAGTCCGAGGACCTCTCCCAGGCGCCGCTCGGCAAGCGTCAGCGCCGCGCCAACCGGTCCGCCACCGGCTGA
- a CDS encoding cysteine hydrolase family protein produces MNSALVVIDVQESFRQRANWAAVSNPGVVGQVRRLVEHTRAAGDLVVWVLHAEPGTGNVFDPALGHVRLIDGLAPAADEPVLTKTSHNAFTTTNLQQLLTERGLRALTVCGIRTEQCCETTARLAADLGYEVVFAVDATATHPIEHRDAPPGRTLDEILADPRTLGTDEIVARTEYALAGRFARIATVDELVAPAAHPAGATPAGHPAAAADPTGADTPRS; encoded by the coding sequence ATGAACAGCGCACTCGTCGTGATCGACGTCCAGGAGTCCTTCCGGCAGCGGGCGAACTGGGCCGCCGTCTCCAACCCCGGCGTCGTCGGGCAGGTCCGCCGCCTGGTCGAGCACACCCGGGCCGCCGGGGACCTCGTCGTCTGGGTCCTGCACGCGGAACCCGGCACCGGCAATGTCTTCGACCCGGCGCTCGGCCACGTCCGCCTCATCGACGGACTGGCCCCCGCCGCGGACGAGCCGGTCCTCACCAAGACCTCGCACAACGCCTTCACCACCACCAACCTGCAGCAGCTGCTCACCGAACGCGGCCTGCGCGCCCTCACCGTCTGCGGCATCCGCACCGAGCAGTGCTGCGAGACGACCGCGCGGCTCGCCGCCGACCTCGGCTACGAGGTCGTCTTCGCCGTCGACGCGACCGCCACCCACCCGATCGAGCACCGCGACGCCCCGCCCGGCCGCACCCTCGACGAGATCCTCGCCGACCCGCGTACGCTCGGCACCGACGAGATCGTCGCCCGCACCGAGTACGCCCTGGCCGGCCGGTTCGCCCGGATCGCCACCGTCGACGAACTGGTCGCCCCCGCCGCCCACCCGGCCGGCGCCACCCCCGCCGGCCACCCGGCAGCCGCCGCCGACCCGACCGGCGCCGACACCCCGAGGAGCTGA
- a CDS encoding GlxA family transcriptional regulator, with protein MTRVVFLLVPQLHLLDLAGPAQAFSTAADQGHGYEIGYVAEQEDVPTAQGLTLRAATEWPDLTADDLLVVPGWRAPVLRGHGEIAPATLARLAAHHARGGTVASVCAGADALGRAGLLDGRRCTTHHDVQDELARRHPRATVVRDVLYVVDDRVVTSAGIASGIDLALHLLAVRHGPAAAARVAREMVVYARRNGDEQQTGVMLRHRAHLVDAVHRVQDLIDARFTAALPLADLADAAGVSERTLTRHFAAATGLTPLRYQQELRVERAEHLLSHGATAESAARAVGFQDARMLRRLRSSRA; from the coding sequence GTGACCCGCGTCGTCTTCCTGCTCGTCCCGCAGCTGCACCTGCTGGACCTCGCCGGCCCCGCCCAGGCGTTCTCCACCGCTGCCGACCAGGGCCACGGGTACGAGATCGGCTACGTCGCCGAGCAGGAGGACGTCCCCACCGCCCAGGGGCTCACCCTCCGCGCCGCCACCGAATGGCCCGACCTCACCGCCGACGACCTGCTCGTCGTCCCCGGCTGGCGCGCCCCCGTCCTGCGCGGCCACGGCGAGATCGCCCCCGCCACCCTGGCCCGCCTCGCCGCCCACCACGCCCGCGGCGGCACCGTGGCCTCCGTCTGCGCCGGAGCCGACGCCCTCGGGCGGGCCGGGCTCCTCGACGGCCGCCGCTGCACCACCCACCACGACGTGCAGGACGAACTCGCCCGCCGCCACCCGCGGGCCACCGTGGTCCGCGACGTCCTGTACGTGGTCGACGACCGCGTGGTCACCTCCGCCGGGATCGCCAGCGGCATCGACCTCGCCCTCCACCTGCTCGCCGTCCGGCACGGCCCGGCGGCCGCCGCCCGGGTCGCCCGCGAGATGGTCGTCTACGCCCGGCGCAACGGCGACGAGCAGCAGACCGGCGTCATGCTCAGGCACCGCGCCCACCTCGTCGACGCCGTCCACCGGGTCCAGGACCTCATCGACGCCCGGTTCACCGCCGCGCTCCCGCTCGCCGACCTCGCCGACGCCGCCGGAGTCAGCGAACGCACCCTCACCCGGCACTTCGCCGCGGCGACCGGCCTCACCCCGCTCCGCTACCAGCAGGAACTCCGCGTCGAACGCGCCGAGCACCTCCTCTCCCACGGCGCCACCGCCGAGTCGGCCGCCCGCGCGGTCGGCTTCCAGGACGCCCGGATGCTCCGCCGGCTGCGCTCGTCACGCGCCTGA
- a CDS encoding polysaccharide deacetylase family protein has translation MDQEPPRLGSELLGFAPDARVLLLTCDDLGLNEDVNLAVVDAVEHGIAASASLMTVCPATRHALRLLRERPELPFGIHLTLVCDAGSPRRRWGPLCPAAAVPSLVDPAGRFLPADPDGRARLLARARPADVEREFRAQIEAATGTGLHPTHLDFHCLADAGRPDLLDVALALGAEYGLAVRVWLPPALDRLRRRGLPVIDHPFLDSFAVPLDDKPAHYARLLAALPPGLTEWAVHPGLGTPGSRPDDGGRRVRRSDHAFLVSPRARELIAEHGITVIDYRPLQAVWASAPPGRTSDSFKTAAPRPPTVEP, from the coding sequence ATGGACCAGGAACCGCCCCGCCTCGGCAGTGAGTTGCTCGGGTTCGCCCCCGACGCCCGCGTCCTCCTCCTCACCTGCGACGACCTCGGCCTGAACGAGGACGTCAACCTCGCCGTCGTCGACGCGGTGGAGCACGGAATCGCCGCCTCCGCGAGTCTGATGACGGTCTGTCCGGCGACGCGGCACGCGCTGCGCCTGCTCCGCGAGCGCCCGGAGCTGCCCTTCGGGATCCACCTCACCCTGGTCTGCGACGCCGGATCCCCCCGCCGGCGCTGGGGCCCGCTCTGCCCGGCGGCCGCGGTCCCCTCGCTCGTCGACCCGGCCGGGCGGTTCCTCCCCGCCGACCCCGACGGCCGTGCCCGGCTCCTCGCCCGGGCCCGCCCCGCCGACGTCGAGCGGGAGTTCCGCGCCCAGATCGAGGCCGCGACCGGCACCGGCCTGCACCCCACCCACCTCGACTTCCACTGTCTCGCCGACGCGGGCCGCCCCGACCTCCTCGACGTGGCCCTCGCCCTCGGCGCCGAGTACGGCCTCGCCGTGCGGGTCTGGCTCCCGCCCGCCCTGGACCGCCTCCGACGCCGTGGGCTCCCCGTGATCGACCACCCCTTCCTGGACAGCTTCGCCGTCCCCCTCGACGACAAGCCCGCCCACTACGCCCGACTGCTCGCCGCCCTCCCGCCCGGCCTCACCGAATGGGCCGTCCACCCCGGTCTCGGCACACCCGGCTCCCGCCCGGACGACGGTGGTCGGCGGGTGCGCCGGTCGGACCACGCGTTCCTGGTCTCACCCCGCGCCCGCGAGCTGATCGCCGAGCACGGCATCACCGTGATCGACTACCGCCCGCTGCAGGCGGTCTGGGCCTCGGCGCCACCCGGCCGGACGTCCGATTCCTTCAAGACCGCCGCCCCGCGGCCGCCTACCGTCGAGCCATGA
- a CDS encoding helix-turn-helix transcriptional regulator: protein MNDRSRTAAAAAAAGAAAAAAASAAVGGAAAGAAGGARYVQWRPGAAPGRQVRCLWVRENAGGPAYRQLVVPDGCVDLVWSGGALEVVGPDRAPRSVPVSGGAGLAGVRFRPGAAGLLLGAVPARELCDLQVPLGEVLGPEAAERLGERLGRARDTRAAASLLDAFAASLARRWTPDAAVERAVAELGRADAARVPVIAEELGLSERQLRRRITDAVGYGPKTLQGVLRFRRAVDEARSGGLGLAEAAVRAGYADQAHFTREVRRWSGVSPTVLLGRPGRAERPG, encoded by the coding sequence GTGAACGACAGGTCCCGTACGGCTGCTGCTGCTGCCGCCGCCGGTGCCGCTGCCGCTGCCGCTGCTTCTGCTGCGGTGGGCGGTGCCGCCGCCGGTGCGGCGGGCGGTGCGCGCTACGTGCAGTGGCGGCCGGGGGCGGCGCCCGGGCGGCAGGTCCGGTGCCTCTGGGTGCGGGAGAACGCCGGAGGCCCGGCCTACCGGCAGCTCGTCGTGCCGGACGGCTGCGTGGACCTGGTCTGGTCGGGCGGGGCGCTGGAGGTGGTCGGGCCGGACCGCGCGCCCCGGAGCGTTCCGGTGTCCGGCGGAGCCGGGCTCGCCGGGGTGCGGTTCCGGCCCGGAGCGGCCGGGCTGCTGCTCGGGGCGGTGCCCGCGCGGGAGCTGTGCGACCTCCAGGTACCCCTGGGCGAGGTGCTCGGGCCGGAGGCCGCGGAGCGGCTCGGGGAGCGGCTGGGCCGGGCCCGGGACACCCGGGCGGCCGCGTCGCTGCTGGACGCCTTCGCCGCCTCGCTGGCGCGCCGGTGGACGCCGGACGCGGCGGTCGAGCGGGCGGTCGCCGAGCTGGGGCGCGCGGACGCCGCCCGGGTGCCCGTCATCGCGGAGGAACTAGGCTTGTCCGAAAGGCAGTTGAGACGGCGGATCACCGACGCGGTCGGGTACGGGCCGAAGACCCTGCAGGGCGTCCTGCGGTTCCGGCGGGCGGTCGACGAGGCCCGGTCCGGCGGTCTCGGGCTGGCCGAGGCCGCCGTGCGGGCCGGATACGCCGACCAGGCGCACTTCACCCGGGAGGTGCGGCGGTGGTCCGGGGTCTCGCCGACGGTGCTGCTGGGGAGGCCGGGCCGGGCGGAGCGGCCCGGGTAG